Genomic window (Chloroflexota bacterium):
TGGGCGAGCTCGAGCACGATAAGATCATCATCGTGGCTGGTTTTCAGGGGGTAACTGAGGAGTTTGACATAACGACGCTAGGGCGGGGTGGTTCGGACACGACGGCCGTGGCCCTGGCGGCTCATCTACATGCCGACCTCTGTGAAATCTATACCGATGTCGATGGCGTCTACACTGCCGACCCGCGCCTGGTGCCAGAAGCATGGAAACTAGAGTGCATCAGCTATGATGAGATGCTCGAGCTGGCCCAGCAAGGGGCGCGGGTGATGCACCCGCGGGCCGTGGAGCTGGGCGCCGTTTACGGTGTGCCGATCGTCGTCCGCTCCAGTTTCAACGACAATCCGGGAACCCGGATCTATGGAGGTGAAAACATCGAAGAACGAAACAAGGTACGGGGCATCGCTCATGATACTGATGTAGCCAAAATCACCGTCATCGGTGTACCCGACCGACCCGGCATCGCCTACGCTATATTCCGGCCATTAGCCGAGGCGAGCATCAATGTCGACACGATCGTCCAGAACGCTAGCTTGCAGGGCATCACTGACCTCTCCTTCACTGTGGCCAGGACTGACCTAGCCAAAGCGGTACGCCTCGTGGAGGCGGTGGCCACGGAGATAAATGCTAAGGGCGTAGTCAGCGCCTCCAACCTGGCCAAGGTCTCCATCATCGGCACTGGCATCCAGCACAGCCCCGGTTATGCGGCACGAATGTTCAAGACCCTGACTGATCAGGGCATCAATATCGAGATGATTACCACCTCTGAGATTCGTATCACCTGCATCATCGAGGCCAGTCGGGTGCAGGAGGCCGTGCGGGCTCTCCACGCCGCCTTCGCCACAGAAACATCGGTCACTTAGAGGTCGTTACGGGTCATCGTCAACAGCTTCACTCCCCTGACCTGGCGAAAGGTGGCTCCTTCACTGATGCAGCGCAGGGCTAATTCTACATCTATGACTCTCGTTCCGGAGAGAACGTCCACGCCATAATCGAAAAGAACAGGTGATAGGGGAGTAGTTGGGCCGAGGAGGACGACGAGGGCCTCCGGATGACAGAGCGCAAGCAGGGGCTCAATGGTGTGATTAATGAGCGTTGTGCCTGTTATGGCCACAACATCAGCCTTGGGTAGGATGTTGGTGGCCTGATCCTCCGTCAGGTCTCCTTCCTGAGGGTGTTTCTCGATCACCCAAAGCTGTCTGGCCATCTGACGCAGACGGGGGATAAAGGGGAAGTGCCCGACGATAGCCACCGCCCTATCCCGGCCCTTCTCGGCCAGGAAGTCAGCGGCGTTTAAGTCGACACAGCGGGATTCATCAACATCGAGAAGCGAGTTGATCGTGGCCAGGCCGATGCTGGCCTCAAGAGGACTAGGGGAATAGGACAAGCGGGCGATGGCCAAGGCGCTCTTCCCCATTAAACTGCCTGCCTCCTGCACGGGCTTATCGCCGTGGTGGAATCCCTCTGCCTGCACTGTGGCAGCCAGCCCACAATAGCGACTGACCACGGCTGTCCAGAAGGCACAGACACGGATATCCCTAACGGGGGCATCCACCTTCAGGGCGGAGATTAGATCATCCAGCATCTTCATAGCCAGACAATCTCCCTTCCCATCCTTAAGAGCATCGTCGCTGGCGCCTACTTCTTAAAAAGCATGATGTATTCGTGTTTGAAGATATAGTCTGCATTCAATAAGGGAGTAGTGATCAGGCTGAAGGTCTCCTTCAGATCGAAGCTGGTCATGTTGCCCTGGATGAGGCGAACACGCTCCTGCACTTCTCTCGGCTGGCCTCGGAGCTTTTGTCTGCACCTGGCCAGCATATGCTCAGAAAGGTCTAACCCCACGATGCGACAACCTGCAACCGCTGTGGGTATCAGAATCCTCCCCGTACCACAGCCCAATTCCAGAATCTTGCCGTCTGCTGAACGGGAATATCCAAGGTAGAAGTCCAGGTCAGGCCGGTTGACGTAGCTGGGGATGAGGTCGTAATACTCGGCAATGAACGGCAGGTCCTCATATCCACCAAATTTACTCACCGTTTCACCTTCATCATCTATCCCTTTTCCGCAATTGAGATTACCTGGCCATAAATTCTGCCAAGGTTTTTAACATTTCACTTCTCGATTTAATATCTTTAATAAGTTTCGTGAAGTCTTCGAGACTAAGATTGATCACCTTGTGTAATTCATTCGCATCATTAGCCAATCTATAGTGAGATATATCTATACCTACTTCCTTTACTGCTTTCAAAGTCCACTCTTCTAATCTTAGACACAACACTATCAGATAATTTCGAGTCACTTTATCATACAAGCGTCTAATTCCATGATCCTCCGAACAGGGTTCTAATTTCCCAATATAACTTGGTTGGTGACTCAATGGGTCTTCATCTACTAATCCTTTAGAGTTTCTGTTTTTCGCTAATTATTTGCAAACATTACCTTTACTAAAACTATGTTTTATATTTCTTTTTGAAATACCCAGAGCCCTTACCAAAACTTTATCAGGATTACATTCCACATATATCATCTTTCCTCCAGAAACTGATCAAGATTAAAGAAAATACTGGCATCCTGGTCAAGAATTTCAGGCATCTCCCTTTCGCTGATTGGTCTAACCCTTGTTTGATAATCCTTTAGATAAGTTATGAAAATGCCGATTTCATCCTTCGGGGTTTTCTCCAACACTGAAAGGAGAAAATAGGGATTATGAGTGGAGATAAAATACTGGTTGGTCCTGTCCAGAGCTATTCGTTCAGCGAGAAATTTTGTGTAATACGGGAAAGCATGAGCCTCAGGCTCCTCAAACATAATTATGGAATTCTGATTTGTTTCAATTGCTGCGAGATAAAAAACAATTCTTTGCAACGTATCAGAGACCAGAGAGTAAGGATAACTAATTATGACATCCTCTACTTCTTTTTGGGCCTCAATTTTGCCTTCATGAGGTTTGAAAACAATCCTGAGTCCGTATTCTTTGAAAATATCTGCCACTACTTTTTTTAAAGCCTTATTCGTTTGAAGAATGGACAAAAGATTGTCCCCCCTCGGTGGCAGGAGAAATTCAAACTCTTGCCCTGGAAAAATATTTATTACCTCAAATCTATAAAACTTGAAAGGGAGAACCAACGTTGCTGATCGACTTAAATAGCCTCTTCCCTCATAATCAAAAAAGAAATTAAAATATCCACCAAAATATTTATGTTCTTTATCTCCACAGTTTCCATTAAATTGGCCCTTCATAAATGTTGTGTCAAAATGCACGTCATCAGCTTTTATTTCTATTTTCTCCGTCAAGTCTTGGTCATAAAACAGATTAATCATATTGTTCTCAAAGCGGACAAGATTGCTCAAGTTGCCATAAGGCAAAGAGAAAATCCCCATGCTCTCCAGGATATTGGACTTGCCGGTGTTTGGTTTACCTATGAAAATATTTACTCTTTTGCAATCCAGTTTCAGGTACTTGATAGATTTAAAGTTTTTGACCTCAAGATTTTTTATCATTGTTTTCTCCTCCCTCTCCTGGCAAAACAGTAACACCCGCTGGAGCGGCTGTCAATCCCGCTGTGGTGGTAAGATGAGGCGCTGAGACTGGGGCTGAACCAAAATGTTATAATTATTACCACTTCAATACTTGGGAGAAAACAGCCATTCAGTTGAGTCGCATGGACCTGCAACAGTTGCAATGTCTGATTGAAAGCATCCTCTTCGTCGCCACTGAACCAGTAGAGTTATCTCGGTTGCAAGGGGTACTAGGGGTTGATCAGGAACATCTGGAGGAGGCGCTACATTTGCTGGGTGATGCCTGTCGACAACGCGGCTTGCGTTTACAAAGGATCGATAATACGGTGCAATTGGTGACTGCCTCTGAGGCAGCACCCTACGTGGAGAAGTTTCTCGATTTACAAGCGAACAGCAAGCTCTCCAGTGCGGCCCTGGAGACGCTGGCCATCGTGGCCTATCGCCAACCGATCACCCGAGCGGGCATCGAGGATATCAGGGGTGTCAACGTCGATCGGGCCCTGAGTACCCTACAGGCCCGTGGACTTATCCGCGAGGTGGGACGTCTGCCAACAGTCGGCCGACCGATCCTCTATGGCACTACGCCCGAGTTCCTCCAATATTTTGGACTCGAAAGCCTCGATCAACTGCCACCCCTCGAGGAACAATCGTGAATCTAGATCATATCCTGCCCAGGGTCACTAAGCCCGCCCGCTATACGGGGTACGAATGGAATAGCGTCATCAAGGATTGGGATAGGGCGGCCGTCAGGGTCGTCCTGATCTACCCGGACATCTATGAGGTCGGGATGTCTAACCTCGGTCTCCAGATCCTCTATGACCTTGTCAATAAGCAGGACTGGGCGCTTGCTGAGCGCGCCTACGCTCCCTGGATAGACATGGAGGGTGAGATGCGTGCCAGCGGACTACCTCTCTTCAGCCTGGAGTCACGGCGCCCCTTGCGTGAATTCGACGTAATAGGTTTCAGCCTCTCTTGTGAACTGGTCTACACTAACGTGCTCAATCTGCTCAATCTGGCCGGCGTTCCCTTGTGGACGGCTGAGCGGATCGATGGCGATCCATTGGTTATCGCCGGTGGCAGCGGTACCTATAACCCCGAACCACTGGCCGATTTCATCGACCTTTTTGTGATTGGCGATGGTGAGGAGTCCCTTATAGAGCTGCTGCAGAAATACCGTGACTATGGAAGATGGCGCACCGGGGTCAGGGCACAGGGAGCATACCAGCGGCAGGCGTTCTGCCGAGAGGCGGCGAAACTGCCGGGTATTTATGTGCCCGCTTTGTATCAGGTGACATACGACGCCAATGGTGTGGTGACCGAGGTCGTGCCTCAAGCGAAGGAGGCGAGTCCCAGGATTCGCAAGCGCATCGTTTATCCCTTGTCAGCCGCCCCGACACGACCGCCCGTGCCTTATATAAGCGTGATCCATGATCGGGCCATGATTGAAATTCAGCGTGGCTGTACACGCGGTTGCCGTTTTTGCCAGGCGGGCATGATCTACCGTCCCGTGCGGGAGCGTCCAAAGGAGGAGATTTTAGAGACTGTGGATGCCTTGCTGGCCAATACTGGCTATGAGGAGCTGGGGCTGGTCTCGCTGAGCAGCAGTGATTACAGCGAAATCGAGTCCCTGGTGAAGGAACTATCTCTGAGACATCCGCAAGTCAACATCTCCCTGCCGTCCCTGCGCATCGACTCCTTTTCGGTGGGGCTGGCCAGCAGCATTCAACGGCGTAAGACGGGACTGACCTTTGCCCCGGAGGCGGGGACACAGCGCCTGCGTGATGTCATTAACAAGGGGGTCAGCGAGGATGATCTGTTGCGCACGGTGCACGTCGCTTACAGCCAGGGTTGGTCAAGGCTCAAGCTCTACTTTATGATTGGGTTACCCACCGAGACCATGGTCGATGTCGAGGGGCTCATTGCCCTGATCCGGCAGGTACTGGACTGCGGCCGTCGTGAACGGGGTGGGCGAGCGCAGTTGAGCGTCAGCATCGCTACCTTCATCCCTAAGCCTCAAACACCTTTCCAGTGGGTGGGGCAGGAGGGGGAAGAAACGCTACGCGCAAAGCAGGAATATCTCTGGAGAAAACTGCGGGGCGTCCAGCTCAGCTGGCACGATCCGCAAAGCAGTTTTATGGAGGCAGCCCTCTCCAGGGGCGATCGCCGCTTGGGGAGGGTCGTTTATCGTGCCTGGCAGCTTGGTTGTAAATTCGATGCCTGGAATGAGCAGTTCCATTTTGATCGCTGGCTAGAAGCCTTCGCTGCAGAGGGGTTGGATATGGCCTTCTATGCCCACCGTCAACGCCCCCTCGACGAGGTGTTCCCCTGGGACCATATTGACAGCGGTGTAACGAAACGGTTTCTGCTCCGCGAGTACCGCAGGGCCTTGAGACAGGAGCCGACACCGGATTGTCGCTACGGCCCGTGCCTGGGCTGTGGTCTCTCCAAGAAAGGAGCGCTATGCAACGTCTCCGCCTCACCTTTGGCCGAGGCGACCCGCTGAAATATATCGCTCATCTCGACCTGATGCGCCTGTGGGAGCGCCTTCTACGCCGGGCTGCTGTTCCCCTGGCCTATTCAAAGGGCTTCAATCCCCAGCCTAAAATAGCTATAGCTGCCCCCCTGCCTGTAGGCGTGACAAGTGAGGGAGAAGTACTCGACGTCATTCTGGAACGGGACATGACACCCAGCGACTTCTGGCAAAGGTTGCAGCCGCAGCTACCGGCCGGACTGGAGGTGTACAGCGTTGAGGAGGTCAGCCTGTCTCTTCCTTCTCTCCAGTCGCAGTTGCGAGCGGCGGAATATCTCATCGCTGTGGCTACTGCTGAGGGGCGCGAGGCGGTGGAGCAGCGCATCGCCGCCCTGCTCCAGGCCAGGGAGCTATGGCGCGAACGCCGTCGGCATAATGAGAGGCGTCATTATGATTTGCGTCCTCTCATCGAGCAGGTCTGGGTTGAGACCTGGGACGATATGCACCTGCTCGGTATGCGTCTGCGGGCCGACCCCACGGCCGGCGGCCGACCGGAAGAGGTCAGTGACGCCCTTGGTTTCGGACCTCGTCCGCTTTCGCTCCACCGCCGACGCCTTGTCTTCGCTGATCAATTATTAAAGGAGGAATGATGTCAAGGATCAGTCCACAACTCAGAGAGTTCATCGTCAGGATGCCCAAGGCCGAGCTGCATGTGCATCTGGAAGGCTCCATCAGGCCAAGCACGATGCTTCGCCTGGCCAGGGAAAACGGCGTCACCCTGCCCACCGAGAACCTGACAGAGCTCTATCGCTTCACCACATTCACGCAGTTTATAGAGGTCTATCTGCGTTGCTCCTCCTGTCTACGAAAGCCTGAGGATTATGCTCTCATTACTACCGAGTTTCTGACCGATGCGGCTGCCCAAAAC
Coding sequences:
- a CDS encoding aspartate kinase; the encoded protein is MNMIVQKYGGTSVATAERIKAVASRIARAKREGRTPVVVVSAMGDTTDQLITLAQQVTPEPDERELDLLLSTGEIISCTLLAMALRQLGLEAVSLTGGQAGIRTDRTHSRAKIIAIDPRRILGELEHDKIIIVAGFQGVTEEFDITTLGRGGSDTTAVALAAHLHADLCEIYTDVDGVYTADPRLVPEAWKLECISYDEMLELAQQGARVMHPRAVELGAVYGVPIVVRSSFNDNPGTRIYGGENIEERNKVRGIAHDTDVAKITVIGVPDRPGIAYAIFRPLAEASINVDTIVQNASLQGITDLSFTVARTDLAKAVRLVEAVATEINAKGVVSASNLAKVSIIGTGIQHSPGYAARMFKTLTDQGINIEMITTSEIRITCIIEASRVQEAVRALHAAFATETSVT
- a CDS encoding DUF364 domain-containing protein; protein product: MKMLDDLISALKVDAPVRDIRVCAFWTAVVSRYCGLAATVQAEGFHHGDKPVQEAGSLMGKSALAIARLSYSPSPLEASIGLATINSLLDVDESRCVDLNAADFLAEKGRDRAVAIVGHFPFIPRLRQMARQLWVIEKHPQEGDLTEDQATNILPKADVVAITGTTLINHTIEPLLALCHPEALVVLLGPTTPLSPVLFDYGVDVLSGTRVIDVELALRCISEGATFRQVRGVKLLTMTRNDL
- a CDS encoding class I SAM-dependent methyltransferase, which encodes MSKFGGYEDLPFIAEYYDLIPSYVNRPDLDFYLGYSRSADGKILELGCGTGRILIPTAVAGCRIVGLDLSEHMLARCRQKLRGQPREVQERVRLIQGNMTSFDLKETFSLITTPLLNADYIFKHEYIMLFKK
- a CDS encoding AAA family ATPase, with product MIKNLEVKNFKSIKYLKLDCKRVNIFIGKPNTGKSNILESMGIFSLPYGNLSNLVRFENNMINLFYDQDLTEKIEIKADDVHFDTTFMKGQFNGNCGDKEHKYFGGYFNFFFDYEGRGYLSRSATLVLPFKFYRFEVINIFPGQEFEFLLPPRGDNLLSILQTNKALKKVVADIFKEYGLRIVFKPHEGKIEAQKEVEDVIISYPYSLVSDTLQRIVFYLAAIETNQNSIIMFEEPEAHAFPYYTKFLAERIALDRTNQYFISTHNPYFLLSVLEKTPKDEIGIFITYLKDYQTRVRPISEREMPEILDQDASIFFNLDQFLEER
- the scpB gene encoding SMC-Scp complex subunit ScpB; the encoded protein is MDLQQLQCLIESILFVATEPVELSRLQGVLGVDQEHLEEALHLLGDACRQRGLRLQRIDNTVQLVTASEAAPYVEKFLDLQANSKLSSAALETLAIVAYRQPITRAGIEDIRGVNVDRALSTLQARGLIREVGRLPTVGRPILYGTTPEFLQYFGLESLDQLPPLEEQS
- a CDS encoding TIGR03960 family B12-binding radical SAM protein; the protein is MNLDHILPRVTKPARYTGYEWNSVIKDWDRAAVRVVLIYPDIYEVGMSNLGLQILYDLVNKQDWALAERAYAPWIDMEGEMRASGLPLFSLESRRPLREFDVIGFSLSCELVYTNVLNLLNLAGVPLWTAERIDGDPLVIAGGSGTYNPEPLADFIDLFVIGDGEESLIELLQKYRDYGRWRTGVRAQGAYQRQAFCREAAKLPGIYVPALYQVTYDANGVVTEVVPQAKEASPRIRKRIVYPLSAAPTRPPVPYISVIHDRAMIEIQRGCTRGCRFCQAGMIYRPVRERPKEEILETVDALLANTGYEELGLVSLSSSDYSEIESLVKELSLRHPQVNISLPSLRIDSFSVGLASSIQRRKTGLTFAPEAGTQRLRDVINKGVSEDDLLRTVHVAYSQGWSRLKLYFMIGLPTETMVDVEGLIALIRQVLDCGRRERGGRAQLSVSIATFIPKPQTPFQWVGQEGEETLRAKQEYLWRKLRGVQLSWHDPQSSFMEAALSRGDRRLGRVVYRAWQLGCKFDAWNEQFHFDRWLEAFAAEGLDMAFYAHRQRPLDEVFPWDHIDSGVTKRFLLREYRRALRQEPTPDCRYGPCLGCGLSKKGALCNVSASPLAEATR
- a CDS encoding TIGR03936 family radical SAM-associated protein, whose product is MQRLRLTFGRGDPLKYIAHLDLMRLWERLLRRAAVPLAYSKGFNPQPKIAIAAPLPVGVTSEGEVLDVILERDMTPSDFWQRLQPQLPAGLEVYSVEEVSLSLPSLQSQLRAAEYLIAVATAEGREAVEQRIAALLQARELWRERRRHNERRHYDLRPLIEQVWVETWDDMHLLGMRLRADPTAGGRPEEVSDALGFGPRPLSLHRRRLVFADQLLKEE